GCCGACGACAGCGCGCGGGTCCTCGCGTGGCTCGAACGGGCGAAACGTGAGGGCGCGATCGTTCTGGAGGGGTCCGAATGAGCCGCGCGACGGCGCCGTCGGAGACGGGCGCGAGAGAGGGCGCCGAGGTGTTCCGGCTCCCCGACGGCGACGACCTCCAGCGCCTTCGCGAGGAGGCCGGGCTCACGGTCGAGGAAACGGCCGCGGCCGTTGGCGTGTCGGTGTCGGCGCTAAAAGACTGGGAGCGCGGACGCGACCCCCAGGTCGGGAACCTCCGCGACCTGCTCGCGGTCCTCCGAGACCCACCCGAGGAGATCGACGTCGGTGGGAGCGAGGGCGAGAGCGTCGACGTCGACCCCGAGGAACTCCCCGACCTGATCGACCCCGAGTTTCTGGAGGAGTACGGCACCGACGACGTCGCCGAGGCCCTCGAACGCGCGGAAAATCGCGAGGTCGACACCTCCGGGCTTCCCCGCTGTCCGGCCTGTCTGTCGGTCCGGTGGTGGCCCAAATCCGACCGCTCCCGGCGGCAAGGCCACGCCGTCGACACCGCCTACCGCTGTACACACCCGGGTTGTAACGAACATTTCGACGAGCGCGCTCCGCCCGAGGCGGCCGTCGATGACGCGATCGACACCGTCTTTCGGCTCTCCGGCAGCGATTTGTGTTGTAATTGTGGCGACGAGGCCCAGCTTTACGTTTACGACGCCGACAGCGGCGTCGGTGGGTACGTCTGCTTCGACCACGTCGGCGACCTCCTCGCGGGAGGTGAGGCCGAATGAGCCCCGACTGGAGCGGTCTCCTTTGGGAGACCCGCGGCTACCTCGGCCTCGACGACGACGCGGCCGTCCCGGTCGACGAGCTCGTCGCGACCGCCGAGGCGAACGGCTACAGCGAACGCGAGGCCCGCCGCGCGCTGCGGGAGGCCGACGACCTGGAGCGCGTCGGTGACGACCTCGACGACCTCCGCGTTCGGCTTACCGAGGAGGGCGATTCGCCCGAATCCGCGAGAGAGAACCCCGAGGAACCCGATACTGGAGGCGAAACCCCTACCCCCGAGGCGGGGGAGACCACCGTGCAGAATCGCGAAACGCCCGCGAGCGTCGGTACGTGGCGCGAGGCCGACTTTTCGGCCGTCGAACCCCGGACATGGGCACCCGCACAAATCGACGTCGACGCGTGGATGTGTCGGACCGACAGCAAGGCTCCGTACGCCCCCTGGGCGGACGCCGACGCGCCGGTCGAGTGTAACCACGGCGACCACGACGAGGCGACGACGTGCGACGCGTGCGACCACCACGCCGGGTACAAGTGGGGGTCGGACGGTTCGCGCGAGCACGTTCACGCCGACCACGGTACCGCCCGCGAGTGGTCCGAGATGGACCCCTCGCTGTCGTCGGACCTCGCGTTTATCCAGCGCGACGCCGACTCGTTCGCGTTCGTCGACGGCGACGACGTCCGCGACCCCGAGACGGGCGAGATTCACCCCGCGTTTCGGGCGCTCCTCGAACACCTCGGCCTGACGTACGCCGACGTCTCGACCTCCGGGAGCGGCGTTCACGCCGTCTATCGCGGCGACATACCGCTCGACGGGGTGTCTATGGCTATGTTCCCGATCGACACCGAGCCGTGGGGGGCGAACGACGACGTCCCCGAGGTCGAGATATACGACGGGAAACACGTCTGCATCGCGACCGGCGACCACGTCGCCGGGACCGGGACCGAGGTCGCGCCGTGGGACGACGACGCCCTCGCGGCCGTCCTTCGGGCGAACGGATACGAGGAGAACCCCGAACCGAGCGCCGACACGTCGGTCGATCTGGAGAACCACACCCCGACGGCGACGTCGAGCGACGAGACGACCGACGACATACGCGACGTGTTCGCCGCGATCGACCGCCTCGACGCGCGGCGCGTCGCGGCCGATATGATCGTTCACCGCTGGAACGACAGCGCGAGCACGTCCGGCGAAAACCGCGCGTTCGTCCCCGAGTGGGGGCGGAACGCGAGCGGTACGGCGAACATCGTCGACAGCGAAATATGGCAAGACACCGGCGGGAGCGGGTACGGCGGCGTCGACGTGATCGCCGCGGTCGCGTGTCCCGACCTCCCGAGTTACGACGAGCGGACGCAACCGCGCGACCTGGAGGGCGCTGATTGGTTCCGCGCCGTCGAGTACCTCCGCGAAAGCGGTTTCGACGTCCCCGAGCTGGAGGACGCCCACACCGACGACGAGGAGTACGGCCGAGACCCGCGCGACCTGGAGGCGACCGTCGACGCCCGCCGTGCGTGGGACGCCGCCGGTCGTGTGAGCCCCGAGGAGACCGACAGCGACGCCCTCGGCGCGGCCGACACCGACGCCGAGGCGTTCGCGTGTCCCGACTGTGGCGCGCCCGTCGACGTCGTCCGCGCGGTCGCGATCGACGCCGGTCTCGTCGAGACGTGCGACGCCGCCCTCGACGACGCTTACCCCGAGGCGTACGCGATCGCGCGAGACGACCACGGCGCGCCGCTCCCCCGATACTACACGGAGGCCGACGCGATCGCCGAATTCGACGCCGTCCTCGACGTTATCGGCGAGGTGACGTTTTGGCACCTCGACGAGGACGCGATCGCGAGCGACATTACCGCCCGCGACGAGGAGGTCGGCGGCGACGCGATCGCCGCGCTAAACCCCGCGTGGCGGCTCTCCGAATCCGGCGAATCGGTCCTCGTGTTCGACAGCGGGACCGTGTGGGACGCCGACACCGAGCGCGTCCTCGACGCCCTTCGGTTCGTCGCGCTCGACAGCGGCCTCCTCACGGACGCCACGGAGCCCCTGGAGGGCGAGGCGTTCACCGCCGCGTACCGACGCGCCCGAACCGAGTACGGCGCGCCGCTCCCGCGCTGGGAGCCCGCCGAGGACGGCGCTCGCGAGGTGACGCCACAGCTCCCGCCGAGCGAGGAACTCGTCGACGCGCGCGACCTCGACGGCGTCGACCCCGACGCGCTGGAGACGGCGCGGGAGGACGTCGAGGCGCTCATTCGCGACGCGACCGCCGACGCCGACGACCCGACGGTCGTTACGGCGCTCCCGGCGACCGGGAAAACCACCGGCACGGTGAAAACCGCCGCCGAGCGGCCGCTGTCGTACCTCGCGCCCCGAAAGGAGCTCCAGGCCCAGGCGCTCGACAAGGCCGAGAAATGGGGCGTCGACGCCGAGGTCCTCCCGGTGTTCTCCGAGGAGCGTGTCGCCGACGAGGTCCTTTCGTCGGCCGTTGCACACGTTCGCGAGCACGGGAAAGACCGGCTCCGCGACCGCTGGAGTATCCTCGCCGCCGCGACCGACGCGGCCGAGGACACCGACGCGTCCGCCGATATATTCGACGAGGACGACGAGGACGACGCGGAGGCCGTCGACCTCGACCGCGCGACGTGTCCGACCGCTGAAGGCGCTCACGGCGACGCGTGGGCGCTCGCGGTTCACGTCGCCCGCCGCCTTGGATACACGCCCCAGGAGATTCACACCCAGGCGCGAGGGCTGTTCGGTGCCGAGCTCCCGTGTACCGACGACCACGGCGACGAGGCCGACGCGTGCGAATACGGCGCCGCGTGGGACGACGTCGCGGACCCCGACGCCCCCGCGGACCTCCTCGTCGGCTCCTACGTGCACGCACACGTCGACAGCGTTCGCACGCATTTCTCCCGCGACGCCGACGGGAACGTCGACCACGCACCCCGAGCGGTCGTCGTCGACGAATTCCCCGGCGAGGCATACGTCCGCGAATTCGGCGAGGAGGCCCTCGATCACGCGACATGGCTCGCCCAGGCGCTTCGGGCGGACGTCGAGGACCGGCGCGATATGATCGACGCGGACCTCCACGGCGACGCGTGGGTCCGTGCGTGGCTCGACGGTGAGGGCGACGAGGACGACACGGTCGGTGGCGCGATCGGCGCGCTCGCCCGCTCCGGTGAGGTCCTCGACGCTCGCGACGCCGCCGCCGAGATTCGCGAGGCGTACGACGACAGCGACGTCCTCCGCGAGCTGGGCGTCGCCGACCCTCTCGCCGCGTTCGCCCGCGGTGAGGTCGACGCGAGCGACGCGTACGACCGTCTCGGCGAGGCCGTCGACGCGATCGACCCCGAGCACCCCGCCGAACCGATCGCCCGGTGGGTCGAGGACGACGTCGTCGTCCCGCTCGCCGACGCGACGCTCCCCGGCGCCCAGCGCGCCGACGCGATCGACGTCGACGCG
The window above is part of the Halobellus litoreus genome. Proteins encoded here:
- a CDS encoding helix-turn-helix domain-containing protein, whose product is MSRATAPSETGAREGAEVFRLPDGDDLQRLREEAGLTVEETAAAVGVSVSALKDWERGRDPQVGNLRDLLAVLRDPPEEIDVGGSEGESVDVDPEELPDLIDPEFLEEYGTDDVAEALERAENREVDTSGLPRCPACLSVRWWPKSDRSRRQGHAVDTAYRCTHPGCNEHFDERAPPEAAVDDAIDTVFRLSGSDLCCNCGDEAQLYVYDADSGVGGYVCFDHVGDLLAGGEAE